A single genomic interval of Hevea brasiliensis isolate MT/VB/25A 57/8 chromosome 4, ASM3005281v1, whole genome shotgun sequence harbors:
- the LOC110672236 gene encoding glutamyl-tRNA(Gln) amidotransferase subunit C, chloroplastic/mitochondrial, which yields MKGWRFKQALFISSRIKMGSRALLLLKVPSPPRQNSIFNNRKLSSVSELLTHYYSYRIRGCSTKAAHGSSLQPPDMPRLAETARISLTPNEVEEFAPKIGRVIHWFGQLQAVDLNGVEPAIRADTEGENLHDDIPQTYENREAAVAAIPSYEEPYIKVPKVLNKE from the exons AATCAAAATGGGAAGCAGAGCTCTGTTACTGCTCAAAGTACCATCGCCACCAAGGCAAAACTCAATTTTCAACAACAGAAAATTGAGCTCTGTTTCAGAGCTGCTTACTCATTATTATAGTTATAGGATTCGAGGATGCTCAACAAAAGCAGCACATGGGTCCTCTCTTCAACCTCCAGATATGCCTCGTTTGGCTGAAACTGCTCGAATTTCTCTCACTCCAAATGAG GTTGAAGAATTCGCCCCCAAAATTGGACGAGTGATTCACTG GTTTGGACAACTGCAAGCAGTTGATCTTAATGGTGTTGAGCCTGCAATCAGAGCAG ATACAGAAGGTGAGAACTTGCATGATGATATTCCTCAAACATATGAGAATAG GGAAGCTGCAGTTGCTGCTATTCCAAGCTATGAAGAACCTTATATCAAGGTTCCCAAAGTTTTGAACAAGGAATAA